In Desulfomonile tiedjei DSM 6799, a genomic segment contains:
- the nadD gene encoding nicotinate-nucleotide adenylyltransferase, which produces MVKTSSFFQKSDIQRVGILGGTFNPPHLGHLRLAEEVAELHELSRILFMPSLIPPHKYHPEIASPEHRLEMTRLACLGNDRLEVSDLEIRLKGPSYTINTLKALKEQNLETFFIMGTDSLKEISTWKDYQQLFELSHFLVVKRPGTDFFSAWRETPESFRNKFTLSGECFVHESSGILVHSTVEGLNVSSTTIRNLLKQGKSIRYLVPESVRSYILEHRLYESPKIGVI; this is translated from the coding sequence ATGGTGAAAACAAGCTCTTTCTTCCAAAAATCCGATATTCAAAGGGTCGGTATCCTGGGCGGCACATTCAATCCGCCACATCTCGGGCATCTCCGACTTGCAGAAGAAGTAGCGGAATTGCATGAATTATCCAGAATTTTATTCATGCCGAGTCTCATTCCGCCTCATAAGTACCACCCCGAGATTGCATCACCGGAACACCGATTAGAGATGACCCGCCTGGCATGTCTCGGCAACGACCGCCTCGAGGTCTCGGACCTGGAAATCCGTCTCAAGGGACCTTCTTACACTATTAATACACTAAAGGCATTAAAGGAACAGAACCTGGAAACGTTTTTCATCATGGGGACGGACTCGTTGAAAGAAATTTCCACATGGAAAGATTATCAGCAGCTTTTTGAACTATCTCATTTTCTTGTGGTAAAACGTCCGGGTACTGATTTCTTCTCAGCATGGAGGGAGACTCCGGAAAGCTTTAGGAATAAATTTACTCTATCCGGAGAATGCTTTGTGCACGAATCGTCCGGTATTCTCGTTCATTCGACGGTAGAAGGGCTCAATGTCTCGTCTACGACTATCAGAAATCTGTTGAAACAGGGAAAGAGTATTCGTTATCTTGTTCCCGAATCTGTCAGATCATACATTTTAGAACATCGTTTGTATGAATCTCCAAAAATAGGGGTTATATGA
- the rseP gene encoding RIP metalloprotease RseP — MYYFFGFIILLGVLIFVHEFGHFIIAKLAGVKVLKFSLGFPPSLIKRKWGETEYMLSWIPLGGYVKLLGEDPEQEEEIAPEEKNRAFTSKSLFARSAIILAGPLSNYLLAFVLISIGYMAGWPVLLSEVGKVIEGTPAMEAGLKTGDKVTAINGEKVWRWDDMRSIIEQNGGKQVTLTVERGDRELEIPVTPSLGEQKDLFGEPTGKIGVSPSGASAKLGVLESISEGAYFTWYLTKLVGITLVKLVKGEISAKALSGPITIAQASGESLKAGFFNFVFLLSYISVNLAIINLLPIPILDGGHLFFFIIEAVIRRPVTGKVREYATQVGLVFIVFLMVLVFYNDISRIITKGWTLAP; from the coding sequence TTGTACTACTTCTTCGGATTCATCATACTCCTCGGCGTGTTGATTTTCGTCCACGAGTTTGGTCACTTTATCATAGCCAAACTGGCCGGGGTTAAAGTCCTGAAATTTTCGCTGGGTTTTCCTCCTTCCCTCATAAAACGGAAATGGGGCGAAACGGAATACATGTTGAGCTGGATTCCTCTGGGCGGGTACGTAAAGCTTCTTGGAGAAGATCCGGAACAAGAGGAAGAAATTGCCCCTGAAGAAAAAAATAGAGCTTTCACGAGCAAGTCCCTCTTTGCACGATCCGCGATAATCCTGGCAGGTCCGCTTTCAAATTATCTCCTGGCCTTTGTTCTGATCAGTATCGGATATATGGCCGGATGGCCTGTTCTCCTGAGCGAAGTTGGCAAGGTCATCGAGGGAACCCCGGCTATGGAGGCCGGACTCAAAACAGGCGACAAGGTAACGGCGATAAATGGTGAAAAAGTGTGGCGCTGGGACGACATGCGCTCCATCATCGAGCAGAATGGCGGAAAACAGGTCACCTTGACCGTGGAACGAGGTGACCGTGAACTTGAGATTCCTGTAACGCCATCATTGGGCGAGCAAAAAGACCTATTCGGAGAACCCACGGGGAAGATAGGCGTTTCTCCATCTGGCGCGAGCGCCAAACTTGGGGTTCTGGAGTCTATTTCCGAGGGAGCGTACTTTACCTGGTATCTTACCAAACTGGTGGGCATTACGCTGGTAAAGCTCGTCAAAGGTGAAATCAGTGCAAAGGCGCTGAGCGGCCCCATAACCATCGCCCAGGCTTCTGGTGAAAGTCTCAAGGCCGGGTTTTTCAATTTTGTCTTTCTTTTGAGTTACATCAGCGTGAACCTGGCAATCATCAATCTTCTTCCCATTCCCATTCTGGATGGGGGACACCTCTTCTTCTTCATTATTGAAGCCGTGATCCGTCGCCCTGTGACAGGAAAAGTGCGAGAATACGCGACCCAGGTGGGTCTGGTTTTCATCGTGTTTCTCATGGTGCTGGTTTTCTATAACGATATTAGCAGAATAATAACCAAAGGCTGGACTTTGGCACCATAA
- a CDS encoding PPC domain-containing DNA-binding protein, producing the protein MSEPFFARLPKDADLLDSITGAFKERSISKASFTVIGAVEGAVLAYYDHQERTYKSKEFSGLMEITSCSGNVSFKDGQIFVHAHIILAGHDFQCYGGHLMQGAKIFAAELHGVPIPGETPERRFDDPTGLFLWAEK; encoded by the coding sequence ATGTCCGAGCCTTTTTTTGCTCGACTCCCAAAAGACGCCGACCTTCTTGACTCTATTACCGGTGCATTTAAAGAGCGGTCGATCAGCAAAGCTTCCTTCACCGTGATCGGCGCAGTTGAGGGAGCAGTCTTGGCATACTACGATCATCAGGAAAGAACATATAAGAGCAAAGAGTTTTCAGGTCTCATGGAGATAACTTCCTGTTCGGGAAACGTATCCTTCAAAGACGGGCAGATCTTCGTGCACGCCCACATCATTCTTGCCGGACACGATTTCCAGTGTTATGGCGGTCACTTGATGCAAGGTGCAAAGATCTTTGCCGCGGAGCTTCACGGCGTACCAATCCCTGGAGAGACTCCCGAGCGCAGGTTCGACGATCCCACCGGATTGTTCCTGTGGGCTGAAAAGTAG
- the rsfS gene encoding ribosome silencing factor, whose product MTTHIPVGDSKEKAETLLRAALSKKAVNPVLIRLAELTTLTDYFLIVSAGSGRQVKAIAEAILEDAKHKGIDRFSVEGVHQGNWALLDYGDVIVHVFQKSVREFYDLEGLWAEAPREKFPDDLTQEIEAAAEPIAEEDEEWPEL is encoded by the coding sequence ATGACCACACACATTCCAGTTGGCGACTCGAAAGAAAAAGCTGAAACGCTTTTGCGCGCCGCCCTGTCCAAGAAAGCCGTCAATCCGGTGCTGATAAGACTCGCAGAATTGACTACCTTGACGGACTATTTTCTTATCGTTTCCGCAGGATCCGGAAGACAGGTCAAAGCAATTGCAGAAGCCATTCTAGAAGATGCGAAACACAAGGGGATCGACAGGTTCTCGGTCGAAGGTGTCCATCAGGGGAATTGGGCCCTCCTCGATTATGGAGACGTGATTGTCCACGTTTTTCAGAAGTCCGTTCGAGAGTTTTACGATCTCGAAGGGCTCTGGGCCGAAGCGCCTCGGGAGAAATTTCCCGACGATCTCACGCAAGAGATTGAAGCCGCAGCAGAACCCATAGCGGAAGAGGACGAAGAGTGGCCTGAACTGTAA
- a CDS encoding serine/threonine-protein kinase, with the protein MESQSTYASLTISCQDLDEVPAKIFDALAKLIKRTPASVRASLEIGTITLKKVHLGGDLERLIGVFRRNGLSVEVGLAESDVTDRALLSLPRKSATGFGLPYAESDAESQWKKGDLIEGLYEVHGSASGGMGTVYFAFHRLWKMMIAIKTPQKVAIKSETHLLRFLREAELWVGLGLHPNIATCYYARVIRGLPRLFIEYVDGGALEEWAEKNLLHDLRLLTDLMLQFCHGMMYAEENGMVHRDIKPANCLITRDKIVKITDFGLVKRVDDPAHMNRPDDEHIADTTSSGRISNASVTLLEGGVMGSPRYMAPERFREKGKEDIRSDIYSFGVMLYELVLDSMPFKLPLTYSLPELVRSHLKAPVIDPRSLRPDIPGSLADIMLTCLQKKADNRYKSFQDVCHALESLSRELRPDRKPRNRPNLVGLKADSLNNQAVSLLDLKRYDDARRLLEDAHSANTDHLEAVYNLHMLRWKNSESSDRETIQRMEALKIEVRETPDYSYLMGLLSLQRGDPARAVSFLKKACHDGSWYQDRWKAYDNDPKNFVNSLGFSTIGELISYAGHIKSVRSVAISSDARRAYSVGEDRSIRIWDTDSGRCLKNFRTFTFMPVTGAFSQNDEFAATAYGTAFKTLDLWDLREGRLIKKFPGMSIFGVRFSPDSQYLSCYDQEGAVRILEIPSGEVVWESRKLGSKVSSQVFLGNTGRIAIGCENGSLIVVDFRSGTELFKTGAHMGAVTAVESTSDGEVIVTGGDDELMKLWEAQSGSEVLRFTGHRKELTGIAVLPDDRYIVSVSADGCIKIWDGSSGRCYRTITIAGEDLTGCAISRDGKRLLTGSSKGSVRLWSIDTGWFSQDYLEPALCRPRTFRELAGLHALFKITVEEFNRAWRKAHQTQALEAFERIRAIPGFCWSREAVLIRNVLHNVVVRGRLKSTSFIRAFHGHKDGVVAMKASPDNLLLLTGSLDGTAAIWDVVTGRCIRKFVAGNPIREVFFLPRMQGVVTLSQDRVLRVWDQDGKMVQEFPKLEPPLRMMPSGHEITAMCPEKMQVLLDLNTGKIHYKGAAVPGSEFICFSENLESVFSLRDSTRIQRWSLATGRNEGAFRDLGIRITALLPATHEDKIVAGLESGDLTVYVGGSGVNVATLRGHAAAIRTIVSNPEGNLWITASDDCSIRLWDVPAEKCSAVLEGHSSSVRSLALFSNLSLIASGDSEGSARLWGLEWAVSLEDQS; encoded by the coding sequence ATGGAATCGCAGTCAACGTACGCTTCGCTCACAATATCTTGTCAGGACCTCGATGAGGTTCCGGCCAAGATTTTCGATGCGCTGGCAAAACTGATCAAACGTACACCAGCGAGCGTGCGAGCTTCTCTCGAAATCGGCACCATCACACTGAAAAAAGTTCACCTTGGCGGAGATCTTGAACGGCTTATCGGGGTATTTCGCAGAAACGGCTTATCCGTTGAAGTGGGTTTGGCCGAAAGCGACGTCACCGATCGGGCGCTGCTCAGTCTTCCTCGGAAAAGCGCGACAGGATTCGGCCTGCCTTATGCTGAATCCGATGCCGAAAGCCAATGGAAAAAAGGCGATCTTATCGAAGGATTGTACGAAGTGCACGGTTCGGCTTCCGGCGGTATGGGAACCGTGTATTTTGCATTCCATCGTCTCTGGAAGATGATGATTGCGATAAAGACGCCGCAAAAGGTTGCAATAAAGAGCGAAACACACCTGCTGAGATTTCTCAGAGAAGCGGAACTCTGGGTCGGACTGGGGCTGCATCCGAATATTGCGACCTGCTATTACGCTCGCGTGATACGAGGACTTCCCAGGTTATTTATCGAATACGTTGATGGGGGCGCACTCGAAGAATGGGCAGAGAAAAACCTCTTGCATGATTTGCGACTTCTGACCGATCTCATGCTCCAGTTCTGCCACGGAATGATGTATGCGGAAGAAAACGGCATGGTTCACCGTGACATTAAACCCGCAAATTGCCTCATCACGCGAGACAAAATAGTCAAGATCACTGATTTCGGCTTAGTAAAACGAGTGGATGACCCCGCACATATGAACCGCCCTGATGACGAACACATTGCGGACACAACTTCCAGCGGCAGAATCTCGAACGCTAGCGTCACTTTGCTTGAAGGCGGAGTCATGGGCTCCCCGCGATATATGGCGCCTGAAAGATTCAGAGAAAAAGGGAAAGAGGATATTCGATCCGACATTTACTCGTTCGGCGTCATGTTGTACGAGCTGGTTCTCGACTCAATGCCGTTCAAGCTCCCTCTCACCTATTCTCTCCCGGAGTTAGTGCGAAGCCATTTGAAAGCTCCGGTTATCGATCCTCGTTCGCTGAGACCCGATATTCCCGGATCCCTGGCCGACATCATGCTAACGTGTCTTCAGAAAAAGGCCGATAATCGATACAAATCTTTTCAGGATGTGTGTCACGCTCTCGAGTCGCTCTCCAGGGAATTGCGACCCGATCGAAAACCCCGTAATCGCCCCAACCTGGTCGGTCTCAAGGCGGATTCTCTGAACAACCAGGCTGTGTCACTCCTGGACTTGAAAAGATACGACGACGCAAGAAGACTTCTTGAGGACGCTCATTCGGCAAATACCGACCATTTGGAAGCAGTATACAATCTTCACATGCTGCGCTGGAAGAACTCCGAAAGTTCCGACCGCGAGACTATCCAGAGGATGGAGGCCCTCAAAATTGAGGTCAGAGAAACACCCGATTACTCGTACCTTATGGGGTTGCTTTCGCTGCAAAGGGGAGATCCGGCTCGAGCTGTATCATTTCTGAAAAAGGCCTGTCATGACGGTTCATGGTATCAGGATCGCTGGAAAGCCTATGATAACGATCCAAAGAATTTTGTGAACTCTCTGGGGTTCTCGACAATCGGCGAGTTGATCTCGTATGCCGGTCACATCAAGAGTGTCCGCTCCGTCGCGATTTCTTCAGATGCCAGACGAGCGTATTCAGTCGGTGAAGATCGTTCAATCAGAATCTGGGATACGGATAGCGGTAGATGTTTGAAAAATTTCCGTACTTTTACCTTCATGCCCGTTACCGGAGCCTTCTCCCAGAATGATGAATTCGCAGCGACGGCTTACGGCACGGCTTTTAAGACGTTGGATTTGTGGGACCTTCGCGAAGGCCGGCTGATCAAGAAATTCCCCGGCATGAGCATTTTTGGCGTCAGGTTTTCTCCGGATTCCCAGTACCTCTCGTGCTACGACCAGGAAGGCGCTGTCCGCATTCTCGAAATCCCTTCTGGAGAGGTTGTGTGGGAATCACGGAAATTGGGCTCAAAGGTTTCATCACAGGTTTTTCTGGGAAACACGGGACGGATTGCCATTGGTTGCGAAAATGGTTCTCTGATTGTGGTGGATTTCCGTTCCGGCACGGAACTCTTTAAAACAGGCGCTCACATGGGAGCTGTTACTGCAGTTGAATCCACGTCGGATGGCGAAGTCATCGTCACCGGCGGTGATGATGAACTGATGAAATTGTGGGAAGCGCAATCCGGCTCGGAGGTCCTTCGGTTTACCGGACATCGAAAAGAATTGACCGGAATAGCGGTGTTGCCGGACGATAGATACATTGTCTCCGTTTCTGCCGATGGATGTATAAAGATATGGGACGGTTCCAGCGGGAGATGTTACCGAACCATCACGATAGCCGGAGAAGACTTGACCGGGTGCGCTATTTCCAGGGATGGCAAAAGATTGCTTACCGGTTCCTCCAAAGGTTCCGTAAGACTTTGGAGCATCGATACCGGGTGGTTCTCACAGGATTATCTGGAACCTGCTCTTTGCAGGCCGCGAACGTTCAGAGAACTGGCCGGCTTGCATGCTCTGTTTAAGATTACTGTCGAAGAGTTTAACCGTGCGTGGCGGAAAGCTCATCAAACGCAGGCATTGGAAGCTTTCGAGCGCATTCGTGCGATTCCCGGGTTTTGTTGGTCCAGGGAAGCGGTGCTAATCAGGAACGTACTGCATAATGTGGTTGTTCGGGGACGCCTGAAATCCACATCCTTTATTCGCGCATTTCATGGTCACAAGGATGGGGTAGTTGCCATGAAGGCAAGCCCGGACAATTTGCTGCTCCTGACCGGAAGTCTTGACGGCACTGCAGCCATTTGGGATGTGGTTACCGGGCGCTGTATCCGAAAATTTGTCGCGGGAAATCCCATTCGAGAAGTGTTCTTCTTGCCTCGGATGCAGGGTGTGGTGACGCTGAGTCAGGATCGCGTGCTTCGTGTGTGGGATCAGGACGGAAAAATGGTGCAGGAATTCCCGAAACTCGAACCACCTCTCAGGATGATGCCCTCAGGACACGAAATTACTGCAATGTGTCCGGAGAAGATGCAGGTACTGCTCGATCTGAACACCGGCAAGATACATTACAAAGGCGCCGCTGTTCCTGGGTCCGAATTCATCTGTTTTTCCGAAAATCTGGAGAGCGTGTTCAGTTTGCGGGACAGCACAAGAATTCAAAGATGGTCGCTTGCCACCGGCCGTAATGAGGGAGCATTTCGGGATTTGGGAATAAGAATCACCGCTCTTTTGCCTGCTACTCACGAGGATAAGATTGTCGCCGGCCTGGAATCAGGCGACCTGACGGTCTATGTCGGAGGCTCTGGGGTCAATGTCGCCACTCTGAGAGGGCATGCCGCGGCCATACGCACTATCGTGTCAAATCCGGAAGGCAATCTTTGGATCACTGCTTCGGACGATTGCTCCATAAGACTCTGGGACGTACCTGCTGAGAAATGCTCCGCGGTCTTGGAGGGACATTCATCCTCTGTGCGGTCCCTGGCATTGTTCTCGAATCTTTCTTTAATTGCTTCAGGTGATAGTGAGGGATCTGCTCGGCTCTGGGGACTGGAGTGGGCGGTTTCTTTGGAAGACCAGAGTTGA
- a CDS encoding bile acid:sodium symporter family protein codes for MKASDFILFFVVFGSIAVAVCCPGLGTIFQPYFMYCMMLLLFLSFLRIDFRAFVDASASSLLGLTALILVKLIILPGVLYYVALLTLPDYAVPVLLLSGISTGVVAPFIAMVVSADVAAVLRMVVITSLIVPFSLPTLVKLLAGAEIHIPLGTMVQLLAIVIFIPVFAVLVLRRLWPALLEAISRRQFPLSLTLFALINLGVFSKYSSFFFQNPGSILVSTIVAYILAIIYFTSGWLVAARSNPGMKVAAGISLALMNNVLVIVFSSQFFGPLSPMLAAMYMFPFFTLIVPMKLIANRLQAR; via the coding sequence TTGAAAGCAAGTGATTTCATCCTCTTTTTTGTAGTATTCGGGTCGATTGCGGTTGCGGTGTGTTGTCCCGGTCTGGGGACTATTTTTCAGCCGTATTTCATGTACTGCATGATGCTGCTGCTCTTCTTGAGCTTTCTCAGAATCGATTTTCGTGCATTTGTGGACGCTTCCGCTTCTTCACTGCTCGGATTAACTGCTCTGATTCTCGTGAAATTAATCATCCTTCCTGGCGTGTTGTACTACGTGGCTTTACTTACACTTCCCGACTATGCCGTCCCCGTGCTGCTGCTTTCCGGAATATCCACAGGAGTAGTTGCACCGTTCATTGCCATGGTGGTTTCTGCCGATGTTGCCGCGGTGCTGAGAATGGTAGTGATCACATCCCTGATCGTGCCGTTTTCACTCCCGACTCTCGTTAAATTGCTGGCTGGAGCCGAGATTCATATTCCGCTCGGAACAATGGTGCAGTTACTTGCGATAGTGATTTTCATCCCCGTTTTCGCTGTCCTGGTACTACGTCGATTATGGCCGGCATTGCTGGAAGCGATTTCCCGCAGGCAATTTCCTTTGTCTCTGACTCTGTTTGCGCTTATCAATCTTGGGGTATTTTCGAAGTACTCATCGTTCTTTTTCCAGAATCCGGGAAGCATTCTCGTATCGACTATCGTGGCCTATATCCTGGCAATAATCTATTTCACGAGCGGATGGTTGGTTGCTGCGCGTTCGAACCCGGGGATGAAAGTCGCTGCCGGGATCAGTCTCGCGCTCATGAACAATGTTCTGGTAATCGTGTTTTCCTCGCAATTTTTCGGGCCCCTCTCTCCTATGCTTGCGGCCATGTACATGTTTCCGTTCTTTACGCTTATTGTACCGATGAAACTCATCGCAAACCGCCTGCAAGCCAGGTAG